A single window of Nitrospiraceae bacterium DNA harbors:
- a CDS encoding response regulator transcription factor yields the protein MSSLDSKVLVVDDEASIRRALHTTLSTLGFDIEEASAGEQAVSFVRTERYDVALLDINMPGIGGIEACRTIRRLSPQLPILMLTVRDSEHDKIEALDAGADDYITKPFHVGELMARVRAAVRRSRAIQGDTEAAITIGEIELDPGRRLVRKSSQIVHLTPKEFDLLHCLMSHAGKPLTHARLLTSVWGSEYRNELEYLRTFVRQLRKTLEQDPSRPEYLHTESYIGYRFVDVIERRPA from the coding sequence GTGAGTTCGTTGGACAGTAAGGTTCTGGTTGTTGATGATGAGGCCTCGATTCGTCGAGCGCTTCACACCACATTGAGCACGCTAGGCTTCGATATCGAGGAAGCTTCGGCAGGAGAACAGGCTGTGTCGTTTGTTCGCACCGAACGGTACGATGTGGCTCTGCTGGACATCAATATGCCGGGAATCGGCGGGATCGAGGCATGTCGCACCATCCGCAGATTGTCGCCTCAGCTTCCTATTCTAATGCTGACTGTCCGCGACAGTGAGCATGACAAGATCGAGGCATTAGATGCCGGGGCCGATGACTACATAACCAAACCATTCCACGTTGGTGAGTTGATGGCCCGAGTCCGAGCTGCCGTCCGCCGTTCGCGGGCAATACAGGGTGATACCGAGGCTGCCATCACTATCGGCGAAATCGAGCTAGATCCCGGTCGCCGCCTGGTGCGAAAATCCAGCCAGATTGTCCATCTCACTCCGAAGGAGTTTGACCTTCTGCACTGCCTCATGTCGCACGCAGGTAAACCTCTGACTCATGCCCGCCTGCTCACCTCCGTATGGGGTAGTGAATACAGAAATGAGTTGGAATATCTCCGTACTTTCGTGCGCCAGCTACGGAAGACACTAGAGCAAGACCCCTCCCGCCCTGAATATCTGCACACTGAGTCTTACATCGGCTATCGTTTCGTTGACGTTATCGAAAGACGCCCCGCTTAA
- a CDS encoding ATP-binding protein: protein MLVDAVTVMDFATRERTRLGLGALAGSAAALLVSFCGFRLHFNLSTAGFIDLLIVVLTALRFGFWAATGSSLAAIACLDYFFAPPILSFHIADPQNWVALGSFEITALIVCRLSAQVQSHMRQAVLQRCNVEKLYELSRSLLVLNLQDAPGPQIASLIEKAIGVAAVAIFDSAFAEVYSAGACSKEDEESARNTYFRNTNHDEPKSYKWQRVLRLGSKPIGAIVLCGIDLNPLMVDAIASLATAAFERARAFEKESRAEAARHSEQLRTTVLDGLAHAFKTPLTVILTSASGLLELRNLNPAQAELVELIDQHATELNAMTTHLLRMAKLESSEIQLRREDIAISEVIDEVLDECSAQLGKRPVHVRVANRDLVVSGDRQLLAITLTKLLTNATKYSTAGSPITICADKDDSRVVISVHNQGSVINLEERERVFERFYRSPATKHRASGSGVGLSVAKKTAEAHHGNLWVSSDTETGTTFILSLPETARRECEFVGQ, encoded by the coding sequence GTGTTGGTCGATGCAGTGACCGTTATGGACTTTGCCACAAGAGAGAGAACTCGACTCGGGCTTGGAGCTCTTGCTGGATCTGCAGCGGCCCTGCTGGTCAGCTTCTGCGGGTTCCGGCTGCACTTTAATCTCTCGACCGCAGGTTTCATCGATCTTTTGATTGTTGTATTGACGGCTCTGAGGTTCGGGTTCTGGGCGGCTACCGGTTCCTCTCTGGCAGCGATCGCCTGCTTGGACTATTTCTTCGCTCCGCCTATCCTCAGTTTCCATATTGCCGATCCTCAAAACTGGGTAGCCCTGGGGTCGTTTGAAATAACTGCGCTGATTGTGTGTCGTCTTTCCGCCCAGGTTCAGAGTCACATGCGGCAAGCAGTCCTACAGCGTTGCAACGTCGAGAAACTGTATGAACTCAGCCGGAGCCTCCTGGTTCTCAATCTGCAGGACGCGCCAGGACCGCAGATCGCGTCTCTCATCGAGAAAGCCATTGGGGTCGCTGCAGTTGCGATTTTTGATTCGGCTTTCGCCGAAGTGTACAGCGCCGGAGCATGTAGCAAAGAAGACGAGGAATCAGCTCGAAATACCTATTTTCGCAACACAAATCATGATGAGCCTAAATCGTACAAGTGGCAACGCGTACTACGGTTAGGATCGAAGCCGATTGGCGCCATTGTGCTGTGCGGAATCGATCTCAATCCGCTTATGGTTGACGCCATCGCATCGCTCGCAACCGCCGCATTCGAGCGAGCTCGAGCGTTCGAGAAAGAAAGCCGCGCAGAGGCTGCACGCCACAGCGAACAACTTCGGACGACCGTCCTCGATGGCCTCGCGCATGCTTTCAAAACTCCTCTCACAGTCATCCTAACTTCCGCTTCTGGGCTACTCGAATTGAGGAATCTAAACCCGGCACAGGCGGAGTTGGTGGAGCTGATTGATCAGCATGCGACCGAACTGAATGCGATGACAACACATCTACTCCGAATGGCGAAGCTAGAATCGTCAGAGATACAGCTGCGACGGGAGGACATAGCTATTTCCGAGGTCATCGACGAAGTGCTTGATGAGTGCTCTGCTCAACTTGGCAAACGGCCAGTTCACGTGCGCGTCGCCAATAGGGATCTTGTAGTTTCTGGAGACCGCCAACTGCTTGCCATCACTTTAACGAAACTCCTCACCAATGCGACAAAGTATTCCACTGCTGGCTCTCCCATAACAATATGCGCCGACAAGGATGATAGCCGGGTTGTAATTTCTGTTCACAACCAGGGTTCCGTAATCAACCTTGAAGAGCGTGAGCGGGTTTTTGAACGCTTCTATCGCAGCCCCGCTACAAAGCATCGTGCATCAGGGAGCGGAGTAGGTCTCTCGGTCGCTAAGAAAACCGCTGAAGCCCACCACGGGAATCTTTGGGTGAGCAGCGACACAGAGACAGGTACGACATTTATCCTATCTCTTCCCGAGACGGCAAGGAGAGAATGTGAGTTCGTTGGACAGTAA
- a CDS encoding carboxypeptidase-like regulatory domain-containing protein has protein sequence MHRMFAGVAIAIVFTVCSAVAQSTFGSIVGVVHDKTQAVVPGASVQIRDLQDNSTRSTTSDQSGSFEFVNLKPGKYAVSVHAEGFADFQVPFAELIARQALRVDVSLNVKTQSVTVEVADTVAVVNTENGLIGDSKDTAEIGQLPLNFRAVTTSPLASLATSANVQQDSQGNIALGGATANMVGYSVDGISTANVFLSNAGANPYPSSEGISELKVTAFNNNAEFSQVGDVTFTSKGGTNNLHGSLFEYFQNDALDAKVLNFAVKAPKRFDTFGGSLGGPVNIPKLYNGKDKTFFFIDYEGNRKKTSQPEQLLVPTLDERKGNLSDLQALTDPKNPPPLLNPFTGQQFPNNAINIPLNMSALALLNNYYPLPNVNCVSHLTQNCSFNYQALQPIPSSTNGFDSRIDQIINTKQQVYARFNWKNVMFNTVNPLLPNDVNQEHDRSFLISHNYTIRRDLLNEFRFGFTRTLLAPNFSIEGAAAIAQLGLQGVDVSHHPTDGGFPSIYFSDGTGFAPIGRDHVGSTLSSTKQVSDNITYIKGKHTFRAGVDNRWVRFEVPEIETPSDDYGLFTFNQSKFTGNAFGDFLLGLPNTTYFAVTGPRDNAGGPQLGLYAQDEWRVSDA, from the coding sequence ATGCATAGGATGTTTGCAGGTGTTGCCATTGCCATAGTGTTTACGGTCTGCTCGGCCGTGGCGCAGTCAACATTTGGAAGTATCGTCGGTGTCGTGCATGACAAAACGCAGGCTGTTGTGCCTGGGGCATCAGTTCAGATACGGGACTTGCAAGACAACAGCACCCGCTCAACCACATCCGACCAAAGCGGATCATTTGAATTTGTGAACTTAAAGCCGGGCAAATATGCTGTTTCGGTTCACGCTGAAGGTTTTGCTGACTTCCAAGTTCCCTTCGCAGAATTGATTGCACGTCAGGCCCTGAGAGTCGACGTTAGCCTGAATGTCAAAACTCAATCCGTGACGGTGGAAGTTGCCGATACCGTTGCCGTCGTCAATACCGAAAATGGTTTGATCGGCGATTCCAAGGACACCGCAGAAATCGGGCAGTTGCCTCTGAACTTTCGAGCGGTAACGACCAGCCCACTAGCATCTTTGGCAACATCGGCGAACGTACAACAGGACAGCCAGGGAAACATTGCACTGGGCGGTGCAACGGCGAACATGGTGGGCTACTCCGTCGATGGCATTTCGACGGCAAACGTCTTCCTGAGTAACGCAGGAGCCAATCCTTACCCGTCTTCCGAGGGCATATCCGAATTGAAGGTCACGGCATTCAATAACAATGCAGAATTTTCCCAGGTCGGCGATGTAACATTCACGAGCAAAGGCGGAACGAACAACCTTCATGGAAGCTTGTTTGAGTACTTCCAGAACGACGCGCTCGATGCCAAGGTACTGAATTTCGCCGTGAAGGCACCGAAGCGGTTTGACACCTTCGGTGGCAGTCTTGGCGGCCCTGTCAATATTCCGAAGCTGTACAACGGAAAAGACAAGACGTTCTTCTTCATCGACTACGAGGGCAACCGGAAAAAGACCTCACAGCCGGAACAATTACTTGTCCCCACGCTGGACGAACGAAAAGGCAACCTTAGCGATCTGCAGGCGCTAACCGATCCGAAGAATCCGCCTCCGCTACTAAACCCGTTTACCGGTCAGCAGTTTCCCAACAATGCGATCAACATCCCGCTAAATATGTCCGCGTTGGCTCTGCTGAATAACTATTATCCATTGCCGAACGTGAATTGTGTGTCGCATTTGACTCAGAACTGTAGTTTCAACTACCAAGCCCTGCAGCCGATTCCGTCCAGCACCAATGGCTTTGATAGTAGGATCGACCAGATCATCAACACGAAACAGCAAGTATATGCACGGTTCAACTGGAAGAATGTCATGTTCAATACGGTAAATCCGCTTCTTCCCAACGATGTGAACCAGGAGCATGACAGAAGCTTCTTGATCTCGCACAATTACACAATTCGCCGAGACCTGCTCAATGAGTTCCGGTTTGGGTTCACGCGAACGCTCTTAGCGCCCAATTTTTCGATTGAAGGTGCGGCAGCAATTGCGCAATTGGGATTGCAAGGGGTGGATGTTTCGCACCATCCCACCGACGGCGGCTTCCCCAGTATCTACTTCTCCGATGGCACTGGCTTCGCTCCTATCGGCAGAGATCACGTGGGATCTACCCTGTCCAGCACCAAGCAAGTTTCTGACAACATCACCTACATCAAGGGCAAGCATACATTTCGCGCAGGCGTAGACAATCGTTGGGTGCGATTTGAAGTCCCCGAGATTGAGACGCCCTCCGATGACTACGGTTTGTTCACCTTCAATCAAAGCAAGTTCACCGGGAACGCGTTTGGCGACTTCCTGCTCGGCCTGCCAAACACAACCTATTTTGCCGTGACGGGTCCCCGGGACAACGCGGGAGGACCGCAATTGGGCCTCTATGCACAGGATGAGTGGAGAGTCAGCGACGCCTGA